In one Alnus glutinosa chromosome 14, dhAlnGlut1.1, whole genome shotgun sequence genomic region, the following are encoded:
- the LOC133856750 gene encoding transcription factor HEC3 has protein sequence MDINHHNKLINSAWDFQLPIEEQIPFNSFWPNDQALQTHQAPSSSNHNIVSSPNVFADHIGINQLVEEDQGEPDEELGAMKEMMYKIAAMQPVDIDPATIQRPKRRNVRISEDPQSVAARHRRERISEKIRILQRLVPGGTKMDTASMLDEAICYVKFLKRQIRLLQSTQHPEGSTGGFIPPAGPTGFTYGGN, from the coding sequence ATGGACATCAACCACCATAATAAGCTCATAAACAGCGCTTGGGATTTCCAACTGCCCATCGAAGAACAAATTCCCTTTAATTCTTTTTGGCCAAATGATCAAGCTCTTCAGACCCACCAAGCACCATCCTCTTCCAACCATAATATTGTTTCCTCCCCAAATGTATTTGCTGATCATATTGGAATAAACCAATTAGTGGAAGAAGATCAGGGGGAGCCAGACGAGGAGCTTGGAGCCATGAAGGAAATGATGTACAAGATTGCCGCGATGCAGCCGGTGGACATTGATCCGGCCACAATCCAAAGGCCGAAAAGGCGAAACGTTCGGATTAGCGAGGACCCTCAAAGCGTGGCTGCGCGTCACAGACGAGAAAGGATAAGCGAGAAAATCCGGATCCTCCAAAGACTCGTCCCCGGCGGCACAAAAATGGACACGGCTTCTATGCTAGACGAAGCCATTTGCTACGTCAAGTTCTTGAAACGACAAATTCGGTTGCTTCAATCAACTCAGCACCCAGAAGGCAGCACCGGAGGATTCATCCCTCCGGCTGGACCTACAGGATTCACCTACGGAGGTAATTAG